In the Phycisphaerales bacterium genome, GCTGCGCTGGGCCTGGCCGCAGCGCCAGCCCCGCCGGGTCGGCGACAATCGAGTCCATCACCGCCGATTACGACGCCGGCCGCTTTCAGCAGGCGTATACCGACGCTGTAACGCTGTCGCGGCGAGGCGACCTGGCAACGCGCGATCAGGCGTCCTACCTCGCCGGGGTGAGCGCGTACCGAATGCAGCAGTACGCCAGCGCGGATCGGTACCTGTCGCCGCTGGTGCACTCTCGCGATCCCGAGGTGGCCGGCCGCGCGGCGGGCACGCTGGGCCTCGCCGACATGGAGCGCGCCAACTTCCGCGATGCGGCGACGCACTTCAAGCAGGCGGCGGATCGCCTCCGCGGCCAGGAGAAAGCCGAGGCCGCCTACCGCGCCGGCCTCGCGTACCGGGAGGCGAATCTCGCCGGCCAGGCGCGCGTCCAATTCCTCATCGCCCGCGGCGCCAGCAACGACGCCGCGTTCCAGGCGAAGGTCGATCGTGAACTCCGGTCCAACGGCTTCACGCTCCAGCTGGGGGTCTTCGCCGGGCGGTCCAATGCGGAAACCGCCGTCGACTCCTTCAGCCGCACCCCCGCTGCAGGTCAACTCGGACCCGCCAGCATCATGACCGGCAAGGGCGATCGCGGCGAGACGCTCTACTACGTCCACGTCGGCATCTTCAATTCCTTCTCGGCGGCGCTGCGGGCCCGCGACTCGATCAACCAGCCGGCGATCGTGCGCACCATGGAAAGCCTCGGCGAGTAATGCCCGCGTACGCTCCCTACGACCCTGCCGAGGAGAAGCGCTTCTTCCACGAAGGAATCGCTCTCTTCAACGAGGGCGAGTTCTTCGAGGCGCACGAAGCGTGGGAAGAAATCTGGAAGAACACCGCGGGGCGCAAAGCCCGCTTCTACCAGGGTCTCATCCAGGCGGCCGTCACTCTGGAGCACATGAACCGCGCCAACCCGCGCGGCGTGCAGCGCGTCTGGTCCACCATGCTGACGAAGTTTGACGGACTGCCCGAGGTGTTCATGGGTGTGAACATCCCGCCATTCCTCGCGGACCTGCATTCGGTGGTGGCGCACGTTCTCGAAATGGAGACCGTACCCGGCCAGCAGCCCTACGACGTGGAACTCAAGTGGAACCGACATCGCGTGCCGAAGGTCGAACTGCTCTATGACCCGTTCCAGACGGGCGAAGCGGCGGCGCTGGATTGATGAATCGAGCCAGTCCGGCGCGCGAGCGAGGCGCATCGGCTCCTTCGGGGATTATGAGAACCTCGCTGGCGCGTCGGACTGGCGGAATCACTCACCTTCTATCGCCTTGCCGACCAGCACTCGCGTGTCGTCCGCGCAGTCGCACAGACACTCCTGCAACAGCCACTCCGGCGCGGCTCGCATGCGAATCAGCGCATCGACGATGTCTCTGCGGCACATCGAGCACGGAGTGTGCTCGTACGCCCAAAGCAGCGATTCGCCGCCATCGTTGCGCGAGTCGTCGGAAAAAACCTTCGAGATCGCCATTGCGACGCCATGCACATCATCGATCTCCTTCCCGACCCCGCGCAACGGGCGCGCTACGAGTGCTCGCCTGATCAACTCACCGTCGCCGGGCCGGTAGTTCTCGATGAACAGATCGAGGATGTCGGAAGCCGGACCGCAGCGATTGAGCAGTTCGAGCGCCAACTCGCGCACGCGTTCATCATCGAACGGCACGATGATCTGCAGGAGGCAATAGCGCTCCCGTTCATCCCTTGAGGCTCGCGCCTTGTCGATCAGTGGTGCGATGTCGAGCGGGAAGGGTGTCCGAGGATAGCGGAACACGCTGCAGAGCACCGCCACGCGCTCGGGATCAGTCTCGGCGATGAGCGTGTGTGCGGCGGCTTCGAGTTCTTCTTCTGTTGCTGCTGTTGACCATGTCCGGGCGCGAGATCTGGTTTTGTGAAAGTCAGCCGGGGGATCGTCCGCGTTAAAGACGTACGAGCACACGTCGGGGTGCGGATCGGCAGACGTGTCAGAGTTCTCCGACGCCGCGAAGAAGCGGTCGTACGGTGATTCGGCAAGTCGCGCAAAGGCCGCCACGCGAAGCGAGTCTTCCGCCGCGGTCTCAAGCGCGGCGTTCACCGCCGCCTCGCCATCCAGGTCGCGGGCGCGACTGCGCCATGCGCAGGGTAGCCAGTCGTGCTCGTCCGGAAACTCGTCACCGAACGTCTCGGCGAGAAGCAGGAGTCCTTCGATGGGCTGCGCAATGACCATCGATGCGCCGTTGTCGCGACACCCCCGTGCCGCATCTCGGTCGAAGCGATCGCGCACTGCCGCCAGCGCCGCGGCATCGCCCTGCCGGGCAAAGTGCCCAAGCACACAGAGCGGATGCCAGATGTCCGCGTCATCTGGCGCTTGGCGCGCGATCTCGATGAGCCGGTCGCGCACAGCATCACCGGCGCCCGCAGCGACCGCAAGGCCGCGCAGCCATTCATGGCGATCGTCCTCGCAATCCTGGTCGTATCGCTGATCCGTGGCGCAGGCATCCTCGATGAGATCGAGGCGGTCGGCGGCGCCGTGGCGCTGCACCTGCAGCACCACCCGGCCGAGACCCTTTCTCAGGGCGTCAGCAAACTCGTCGCGCGACAGGCTCCAGTCTTGTTGGCCGGCGTGGGACACGGTGTGCAGAGTCTACGCGAATGCCCCGAGTGAAGGGGCGGCGAATCGATCATCAGGCGACGTAGACCGCTTTCGCTCCGGAGGAGCGCCGGCGCGTAGCCACGGGTGGAGCGAAGCCGCTTCGGCGCAGCGGAACCCGTGGACAGGTAAAGTAGTTTCGTTCTTTCACCCCGGCAGGGGTGATGGAGGCGTGTGAACGAAGGAGGACGTCATGCCCGGCACCTATTCGCAACTGCTCATGCACATCGTCTTCTCCACCAAGAATCGCGAGCCGTGGATTGCGAGCGAAGTTGCTGAGCGTCTCTACCCCTACATGGGCGGCATCATCCGCGGCGAGAAGGGATCACTGCTCGAGATCGGCGGCGTGGCGGACCACATTCACCTGCTCATTCGCTGGAGGCCTGATGAGTCGGTGTCAAATCTGATGCGCACCCTGAAATCCAAATCATCGCTCTGGATTCACCAGACCTTCGCCGACTTGGCCCCCTTCGCCTGGCAAGAGGGTTACTCGGCATTCTCCGTGAGCAAGTCGCAGGAGAATGCGGTCCGCGCGTACATTCTCAATCAGCCGCAGCATCACGCGCGCGAGGACTTCAAGACCGAATTGATTCGGTTTCTATGCGCGCACGAGATCGAGTATGATAAGCGGTACGTATTCGATTGATGTGGACGTGCCGGCCCGCTCCTTCGCCCCTTCGGGGCTGAGTCGCCTCACTTGATCGACGTCCACGGGTTCCGCCGCGCCCAAAGCGACGCGGCTCCACCCGTGGCTACGCGCCCAAGCCCCTCCGGGGCATGAGCGGACGAGACATCGCAATGTGATCACGCTCGTTCGCGCTTTGGGTCCTTTTCGCCCCATTTCGCACGGACGGGACGCCCATGCTCCGCTCCTTTCCCCTCGCGCAAAACCCCCGGCCCGCGCGTACCATCTTCGCCATGCTCAAACGCACTCATAAATGCGGCGAACTCAGGGCCGAAAACGTCGGCCGGACCGTCACGCTCAACGGCTGGGTCGATTCCTATCGCCACCACGGCAGCCTGATCTTCATCGACGTCCGCGACCACACGGGCGTCACGCAGCTCGTTTTCGACCCCGACCAAGGCCGCGAGATGTACGACCTCGCCGCGACGTACCGGCGCGAAGATGTCATCGCCGCCCAGGGCAAAGTCGTCAAGCGGCAGAGCGTCAACGCGAAGATCCCCACCGGCGAGATCGAGGTCGTGGCGAGCAAAACCGAGCGCCTCAACAAGTGCGCCAAGCCGCCCATGCTGCCGGACGAATCGCGCGATGACACCGGAGCGGTTTCGGAAGACACGCGCGTGCGCTACCGCTACATCGACCTGCGCCGCCCGCGCATGCAGCAGATCATCCGCACGCGCCACAAGGTGACGCAGATCATCCGCAACACGATGACGGAGATGGGCTTCTGCGAGATCGAGACGCCGGTGCTGTGCAAGAGCACGCCCGAGGGCGCGCGCGACTTCCTCGTGCCCTGCCGCCTCATGCCGCGCACGTTCTACGCGCTGCCGCAGAGTCCGCAGATTCTCAAGCAGATCCTGATGATGTCGGGCTTCGACCGATACTTCCAGATCGTCAAGTGTTTCCGTGATGAGAACCTGCGCTTCGACCGCCAGCCGGAGTTCACCCAGTTGGACGTCGAGATGGCGTTCGTCGAGCAGGATGACGTGTTCGCCGCGTTCGAGCAGGTCATCCGCGCGGTGTGGAAGCAGCTGCTCGACGTCGAGGTCGGCGAGATTCCGCGCCTCACCTACGACGAAGTCATGAACACCTACGGCAGCGACAAGCCGGACCTGCGCTACGGCGTGAAGCTCTATGACATCACGTCCATCGCCAAGAAATGCGACTTCCGCGTGTTCACCTCGGCGGTCGAATCCGGCGGCGTGGTCAAGGCGATCGCCGTGCCCGGCGCGGGGTCGTTCTCGCGCAAGCAGACCGATGCGCTGGCCGAGTGGGTCAGGCAGTTCGGCGCGGGCGGCCTGCCGACGACCAAGGTCACGGCAGGCGGCAAACTCGAAGGCGGCATCGCCAAGTTCCTCGACGCCGTCGCGCCCGAACTCATCGCCACGCTCGGCGCCAACGACGGCGATCTCATCTGCTTTGCGGCGGACAAGCTCGACGTCGTCAATCGCGTGCTCGGCGAACTCCGCCGCAAACTGGCCAACGAACTCAAGCTCGCCTCCGACAACCAGTGGG is a window encoding:
- the tnpA gene encoding IS200/IS605 family transposase translates to MPGTYSQLLMHIVFSTKNREPWIASEVAERLYPYMGGIIRGEKGSLLEIGGVADHIHLLIRWRPDESVSNLMRTLKSKSSLWIHQTFADLAPFAWQEGYSAFSVSKSQENAVRAYILNQPQHHAREDFKTELIRFLCAHEIEYDKRYVFD
- the aspS gene encoding aspartate--tRNA ligase, which codes for MLKRTHKCGELRAENVGRTVTLNGWVDSYRHHGSLIFIDVRDHTGVTQLVFDPDQGREMYDLAATYRREDVIAAQGKVVKRQSVNAKIPTGEIEVVASKTERLNKCAKPPMLPDESRDDTGAVSEDTRVRYRYIDLRRPRMQQIIRTRHKVTQIIRNTMTEMGFCEIETPVLCKSTPEGARDFLVPCRLMPRTFYALPQSPQILKQILMMSGFDRYFQIVKCFRDENLRFDRQPEFTQLDVEMAFVEQDDVFAAFEQVIRAVWKQLLDVEVGEIPRLTYDEVMNTYGSDKPDLRYGVKLYDITSIAKKCDFRVFTSAVESGGVVKAIAVPGAGSFSRKQTDALAEWVRQFGAGGLPTTKVTAGGKLEGGIAKFLDAVAPELIATLGANDGDLICFAADKLDVVNRVLGELRRKLANELKLASDNQWAMFWVVDFPLFLWNEEDQRWDSAHHPFCAPRPEQLHLLETDPHKITAQTYDFVINGHEMVSGSIRIHQPEVQQKIFKLLNISDEEAKDRFGFLIEAMSYGCPPLGGFAMGLDRLVMLLCKTDNIRDVIAFPKTQTGADLMMQAPSTVDAKQLDELNIRLKPE
- a CDS encoding DUF309 domain-containing protein; its protein translation is MPAYAPYDPAEEKRFFHEGIALFNEGEFFEAHEAWEEIWKNTAGRKARFYQGLIQAAVTLEHMNRANPRGVQRVWSTMLTKFDGLPEVFMGVNIPPFLADLHSVVAHVLEMETVPGQQPYDVELKWNRHRVPKVELLYDPFQTGEAAALD
- a CDS encoding SPOR domain-containing protein, encoding MTVLLILWLLQAAGCAGPGRSASPAGSATIESITADYDAGRFQQAYTDAVTLSRRGDLATRDQASYLAGVSAYRMQQYASADRYLSPLVHSRDPEVAGRAAGTLGLADMERANFRDAATHFKQAADRLRGQEKAEAAYRAGLAYREANLAGQARVQFLIARGASNDAAFQAKVDRELRSNGFTLQLGVFAGRSNAETAVDSFSRTPAAGQLGPASIMTGKGDRGETLYYVHVGIFNSFSAALRARDSINQPAIVRTMESLGE